Within Lentimicrobiaceae bacterium, the genomic segment ACTTATCGGCATTGCCGTAAAGGAAGGCAAGATTGATATTCATAACCTTGTAACGTATTATCTTCCCCAGTTGCATGGAACAGCTTACGATGGAGTAACCGTCAGACAACTTTTACAGATGTCGTCGGGTGTGCAATGGGACGAAGAATACCTCGGCGGAGCAACTTCATTTGCCGATATGTGGCAATGCCTTTTGGATGGCAAAGGGGGTATTCTCGAGGTAATGTCGAAGCTGCCACGGGCGGCAGAACCAGGAACGAAGTTTAATTACAATACCGGTGAAACATTTGTGGAGGGTCAGGTGCTGAAAGCTGCCCTTGGCGGCGAATCCTTGTCGAGCTATCTGTCGCGAAAAATATGGGCTAACATGGGAATGGAATCCGACGGGTACTGGCTACTCGACTCGAAAGATGGCAGTGAGTTTGCCGGAGGAAATCTAAGCATGACTCTACGCGATTACGGCAGGTTCGGGATGTTTATGCTTAACAACGGCGTTGTAAACGGAACTTCCATGCTGCCTGCAAACTGGATATCCGAAGCCACGGTGCCTGCAGACGATTCGCCTCAATGCGGTTACGGGAAATTGTATGCGCCGGATAATTGCAGCGATTATCCCTATTCATATCCTCCTGGTTATGGCTACAACTGGTGGGCATTACCCACGGAAAACTGGGGGACATGGGAACATCTGAACGACCCGCTCTGGTGGGGCGCCGATACACTGAATGTAGTTGTCCCGGATCTTCACAATCTATCAGGTTCTTTCGTTGCTCAGGGCGTCTTTGGGCAGTTTATTGTTGTTAACCAAAAGGAAAATCTGGTTGCCGTGGTATGGAGTACATGGAAAGATACCTGGATTGACCCCAAAGAATATGAGGTTTACAGTTTCCTGAATGCAGCAGCAGCTTACCTGAAGAAATAAGGAAGTTGAATTTATTCCGTTGAAAAGATATTCCTTTGATTAAGCATTTGTTTTAAAATGCATGTGCTGATGGCTATCAAA encodes:
- a CDS encoding beta-lactamase family protein, with the protein product MKKKKRIWIYAFIALGLTLFFNNGCQKDDNDSNGDKIGAAKDLLSLSPEYQPGTYRNMDKIFNTRTFKRGQSVYELPCSAQPLTSVTYSPDGVKTYGIDDFIERNNVAGLLIIKDGQIALERYAEGNTETSRWTSFSVGKSIVSTLIGIAVKEGKIDIHNLVTYYLPQLHGTAYDGVTVRQLLQMSSGVQWDEEYLGGATSFADMWQCLLDGKGGILEVMSKLPRAAEPGTKFNYNTGETFVEGQVLKAALGGESLSSYLSRKIWANMGMESDGYWLLDSKDGSEFAGGNLSMTLRDYGRFGMFMLNNGVVNGTSMLPANWISEATVPADDSPQCGYGKLYAPDNCSDYPYSYPPGYGYNWWALPTENWGTWEHLNDPLWWGADTLNVVVPDLHNLSGSFVAQGVFGQFIVVNQKENLVAVVWSTWKDTWIDPKEYEVYSFLNAAAAYLKK